A stretch of the Corynebacterium maris DSM 45190 genome encodes the following:
- a CDS encoding class I SAM-dependent methyltransferase, with translation MALTTDEVAYLRAHPAAVDAAAEELALTKQSMLADAAVLRERHGEYGRAVIELITARRAGVGKFPVTWLADGDTAQQATPRPVAQERARRLVEAGARLVHDVTCSIGTEGAPAREAGLDWLGSDLDPARLAMARHNLGDDAWLLRADALAPVSTGAVDVVVADPARRSGGRRITDPAQLIPPLPDLLEVYAGRELAVKCAPGLDFSDWDGLVSIASVDGAVKEACLYTPGLAQGTRREAFMVVGGEADRISDREPDDVGAGELGRFLIDPDGAVVRAGLVRHYARREGLWMLDERIAYLTGDRIPAGRTGFEVVEQVPLKRLKAALAAHGAGSVEILVRGVDVDPDQLRKKLKLKGKKQMAVVCTRIGRAGVAVICGPRTSGDER, from the coding sequence ACCCGGCCGCCGTCGACGCCGCCGCGGAGGAGCTGGCGTTGACCAAGCAGTCGATGCTGGCCGACGCCGCCGTCCTGCGTGAGCGCCACGGCGAGTATGGCCGGGCGGTCATCGAGTTGATCACGGCTCGGCGTGCGGGCGTCGGCAAGTTCCCGGTGACGTGGCTGGCGGACGGGGACACGGCCCAGCAGGCCACCCCGCGCCCGGTCGCGCAGGAACGCGCCCGCCGCCTCGTTGAGGCCGGGGCCCGCCTGGTCCACGACGTGACGTGTTCGATCGGCACGGAAGGCGCCCCGGCCCGGGAAGCTGGCCTAGACTGGCTCGGCTCGGACCTCGACCCGGCGCGGCTGGCCATGGCCCGCCACAACCTCGGCGACGACGCCTGGCTGTTGCGCGCGGATGCGTTGGCCCCGGTGAGCACAGGGGCCGTCGACGTCGTCGTCGCCGACCCCGCGCGCCGGTCCGGCGGTCGTCGGATCACGGATCCCGCGCAGTTGATCCCGCCGTTGCCGGATCTGCTGGAGGTCTACGCCGGGCGCGAACTGGCGGTCAAGTGCGCGCCGGGCCTGGATTTTTCGGACTGGGACGGGCTGGTGTCGATCGCCAGCGTCGACGGCGCGGTCAAGGAGGCCTGCCTGTACACCCCGGGCTTGGCGCAGGGGACCCGCCGCGAGGCGTTCATGGTGGTGGGCGGGGAAGCCGACCGGATTTCCGACCGTGAGCCCGATGACGTCGGGGCGGGGGAGCTGGGGCGGTTTCTCATTGACCCGGACGGCGCCGTGGTGCGCGCCGGGCTGGTGCGCCACTATGCGCGCCGGGAGGGGTTGTGGATGCTGGATGAGCGGATCGCGTATCTGACCGGTGACCGCATCCCGGCCGGTCGCACCGGTTTTGAGGTCGTCGAACAGGTGCCGTTGAAGAGGTTGAAGGCGGCGTTGGCCGCTCACGGCGCCGGCAGCGTGGAGATTCTGGTGCGCGGCGTCGACGTGGATCCCGATCAGTTGCGCAAGAAGCTCAAGTTGAAGGGGAAGAAGCAGATGGCGGTGGTGTGCACCCGGATCGGGCGTGCCGGGGTGGCGGTGATCTGCGGGCCGCGGACATCGGGCGACGAACGGTAG
- a CDS encoding electron transfer flavoprotein subunit beta/FixA family protein, whose amino-acid sequence MPSIVVLVKHVPDTWSAKTLEADHTLDRVNVDSIIDEINEYAVEQALRIKESDEAAGYQVIAATMGPAGADEALRKALSMGADDAVRLSDDALAGSDAIGTAWALTNLLNTLDDVRLIVTGAASSDGETGLLTGLLAEYRQLPALTGVHAVSVADGSVTGTRDGARGTYELQASLPAIVSVTDKADKPRFPNFKKMRAAKAHEITVHDLAGVGVEPAQVGLNNAATVVQSVTARPPRTAGEVIQGAADPQAAAKQIADFLAGKNLL is encoded by the coding sequence ATGCCCAGCATCGTCGTGCTCGTCAAGCACGTGCCGGACACTTGGTCCGCCAAGACGCTCGAAGCCGATCACACGCTCGACCGCGTCAACGTCGACTCCATCATCGATGAAATCAACGAGTACGCCGTCGAACAGGCGCTGCGCATCAAGGAGTCCGACGAGGCCGCCGGATACCAGGTCATCGCCGCCACGATGGGCCCCGCCGGCGCCGACGAGGCGCTGCGCAAGGCACTGTCGATGGGCGCCGACGACGCGGTGCGGCTAAGCGACGACGCCCTCGCCGGCTCCGACGCCATCGGCACCGCCTGGGCGCTGACCAACCTGCTCAACACGCTTGACGACGTCCGCCTCATCGTCACCGGTGCCGCCTCCTCCGACGGCGAAACCGGCCTGCTGACCGGCCTGCTCGCCGAATACCGCCAGCTGCCCGCCTTGACGGGAGTGCACGCCGTGTCCGTCGCCGACGGCTCCGTCACCGGCACCCGCGACGGCGCCCGCGGCACCTATGAGCTGCAGGCGAGCCTGCCGGCCATCGTCTCGGTGACCGACAAGGCGGACAAGCCGCGGTTCCCCAACTTCAAGAAGATGCGCGCCGCCAAGGCCCACGAGATCACCGTCCACGACCTCGCCGGCGTCGGCGTCGAGCCCGCCCAGGTGGGCCTGAACAACGCCGCCACCGTCGTGCAGTCCGTCACCGCCCGCCCTCCGCGCACCGCCGGCGAGGTCATCCAGGGCGCCGCCGACCCGCAGGCCGCCGCCAAGCAGATCGCCGACTTCCTGGCCGGCAAGAACCTCCTGTAA
- a CDS encoding electron transfer flavoprotein subunit alpha/FixB family protein: MSHVYVLVEHDAGQLNPVTAELITAARPLGVVSAVVVGTPGSAEPLAAELGALGAEQVIDAGAADYDSRLLLPEVDALHALGSANPAPIVISATEYGNEIAGRLAARLASGVLANVIAVNADRTATHLLFGGQLETVAAAGGACPIYTIRAGSVTPVPQAASGAVAPMQLPAATAKDAAVVNFTKAADADRPALSQAKAIVAGGRGVGSEESFGAVVEPLADALSGAVGVTRDVADEGWYDAKYQIGQTGETVSPDLYIGVGVSGAIQHTSGMQSSGTIVAINQDGDEPIFQIADLGVVGDLHEIVPALTEELNSRK, encoded by the coding sequence ATGTCCCACGTGTACGTTCTGGTCGAGCACGACGCCGGCCAGCTCAACCCCGTCACCGCCGAGCTGATCACCGCCGCCCGCCCCCTGGGCGTGGTCTCCGCCGTGGTGGTCGGCACTCCGGGCAGCGCCGAGCCCCTCGCCGCGGAACTGGGCGCCCTCGGCGCGGAGCAGGTCATCGATGCCGGCGCCGCCGACTACGACTCCCGCCTGCTGCTGCCCGAGGTCGACGCCCTGCACGCGCTCGGCTCCGCCAACCCGGCCCCGATCGTCATCTCCGCCACCGAATACGGCAACGAGATCGCCGGCCGCCTGGCCGCCCGACTGGCCTCCGGCGTGCTGGCCAACGTCATCGCCGTCAACGCCGACCGCACGGCCACGCACCTGCTGTTCGGCGGCCAGCTCGAAACCGTCGCCGCAGCCGGCGGCGCCTGCCCGATCTACACGATCCGCGCCGGCTCGGTCACCCCGGTCCCGCAGGCCGCCTCCGGCGCCGTGGCCCCGATGCAGCTGCCGGCCGCCACCGCTAAGGACGCCGCCGTGGTCAACTTCACCAAGGCCGCCGACGCCGATCGCCCGGCGCTGTCGCAGGCCAAAGCCATCGTCGCCGGCGGCCGCGGCGTCGGCTCCGAAGAATCCTTCGGCGCGGTCGTCGAACCGCTGGCGGACGCGCTCTCCGGTGCGGTGGGCGTGACCCGCGACGTCGCCGACGAAGGCTGGTACGACGCGAAATACCAGATCGGCCAGACCGGTGAAACCGTCTCCCCGGACCTCTACATCGGCGTCGGCGTCTCCGGCGCGATCCAGCACACCTCCGGCATGCAGTCCTCCGGCACCATCGTCGCCATCAACCAGGACGGCGACGAGCCGATTTTCCAGATCGCGGACCTCGGTGTCGTCGGTGACCTGCACGAGATCGTCCCCGCCCTGACCGAGGAGCTCAACTCCCGGAAGTAA
- a CDS encoding cysteine desulfurase family protein, with protein sequence MTDTLHYLDHAATTPMRQVAVEAWLKHSSAVNPGGQYGSGRRARSVLDDAREQIAELMGADPIEVIFTSSGTEADNIAIQGLFEISENNRVVSTTIEHPAVKDAVEKLAKERGAEVALLPVDRHSHVSDLTPLDAPAALATCMYANNETGAIQPIPEIIARAAAQGTPVHVDAVQAVGRVPIDFHGLGATTLASSAHKYGGPRGAGFLLAKRSPAPSAILVGGGQERGIRPGTVDVASAASMAAALTEAVTEMEQENARIAGLRDDLQAKILAAVDDVRVNTAEPALPGHLHLSFPGADGDSMIMLLDSLGVEAATGSACSAGVNRMSHVLEAMGVADSEGIGSLRFTLGRTTTAEDVDYLAAHIADVVGKARNAGLR encoded by the coding sequence ATGACTGACACGTTGCACTACCTGGACCACGCCGCGACCACCCCGATGCGACAGGTCGCCGTCGAGGCCTGGCTCAAGCACTCCAGCGCCGTCAACCCCGGCGGCCAGTACGGCTCCGGACGTCGGGCCCGCAGCGTGCTCGACGACGCCCGCGAACAGATCGCCGAACTCATGGGCGCGGACCCCATCGAAGTGATCTTCACCTCCTCCGGCACCGAGGCCGACAACATCGCCATCCAGGGGCTGTTCGAGATCAGCGAGAACAACCGCGTCGTCTCCACCACGATCGAGCACCCGGCCGTCAAAGACGCCGTGGAGAAGCTGGCGAAAGAACGCGGCGCCGAGGTCGCGCTGCTGCCCGTCGACCGCCACTCGCATGTCAGCGACCTCACGCCCCTGGACGCCCCGGCGGCGCTGGCGACGTGCATGTACGCCAACAACGAGACCGGCGCGATCCAGCCCATTCCGGAGATCATCGCCCGCGCCGCCGCGCAGGGCACCCCGGTGCACGTCGACGCCGTCCAGGCCGTCGGGCGCGTGCCCATCGACTTCCACGGGCTCGGCGCCACCACATTGGCGTCCTCGGCGCATAAATACGGCGGTCCGCGCGGCGCCGGTTTCCTGCTGGCCAAGCGCTCGCCCGCACCGTCCGCGATCCTCGTCGGCGGCGGCCAGGAACGAGGCATCCGCCCCGGCACCGTCGACGTCGCCTCCGCCGCGTCCATGGCGGCCGCGCTCACCGAGGCCGTCACCGAGATGGAGCAGGAGAACGCGCGCATCGCCGGCCTGCGCGACGACCTGCAGGCCAAGATCCTCGCCGCCGTCGACGACGTCCGAGTCAACACCGCCGAGCCCGCCTTGCCGGGGCATCTGCACCTGTCCTTCCCGGGCGCCGACGGCGACAGCATGATCATGCTGCTCGACTCCCTCGGCGTCGAGGCCGCCACCGGCTCCGCCTGCAGTGCCGGCGTCAACCGCATGAGCCACGTGCTCGAGGCGATGGGCGTGGCCGACAGCGAAGGCATCGGCTCCTTGCGCTTCACCCTCGGCCGCACCACCACCGCCGAGGACGTCGACTACCTCGCGGCCCACATCGCCGACGTGGTGGGCAAGGCGCGCAACGCCGGGTTGCGGTAG